One region of Fimbriimonadaceae bacterium genomic DNA includes:
- a CDS encoding Hsp20/alpha crystallin family protein has translation MSGLTRWEPFRAQWNPWKELEDVEKRLSALWGRPQGKVEGQKEAISVAEWAPLVDITEDDKEYLIKAELPEIKKEDVKLTVQDNVLAISGERKYEKEEKDKKYHRVERAYGSFLRSFTLPEDADGSRVAAEYKDGVLKVHLPKSEKAKPKSIEVKVS, from the coding sequence GCAGTGGAACCCTTGGAAAGAACTGGAAGATGTGGAGAAGCGTCTGTCGGCACTCTGGGGACGGCCCCAGGGGAAGGTCGAAGGACAAAAGGAAGCGATCTCGGTAGCCGAATGGGCTCCGCTGGTCGATATCACGGAGGACGACAAGGAATATCTGATCAAAGCCGAGCTGCCGGAGATCAAAAAGGAAGACGTGAAGCTGACCGTGCAGGACAATGTGCTCGCCATTTCCGGCGAACGGAAATACGAGAAGGAAGAAAAAGACAAGAAGTACCACCGGGTGGAGCGCGCCTACGGCAGTTTTCTGCGGAGCTTCACGCTGCCGGAAGATGCCGATGGCAGCAGGGTCGCGGCGGAGTACAAAGACGGTGTGCTGAAGGTCCATCTGCCGAAATCGGAGAAGGCCAAACCGAAATCCATCGAGGTCAAGGTCTCCTGA